The sequence CACGAGCAGCAGCGGGAGGTCGCCCGCGCCCTCGTCCGTGTAGAACAGGCGGACGTCACCCACGTCGGCGAAAGGCACCGGGCCTCCTCAAGCTGGATACATCTATAGCTTTCCGCAGCGGGAGCCCATCGCGCAAGAGGTCCACTCCCCGGGCCGGGGCGTGGACGAGGCCGCCGGCCCGGTCGGCGCGGCTACGCCGGAAGGCCCTCGGCCTGGGCCGTCCGCGCGGGCGGGAGCAGCACGGGCTTGACGACCTTGCCCGACAGCGAGGCCTCCTCGGCGGCGTTGATCTCGTCGAGCGGGAAGGTCTCGATCAGCTGGTCGAACGGGAACTCACCGGCCCGCCACCAGTCGATCAGCTGCGGGATGACGACCCGCGGGTCGGCGCCGCCCTCCAGGATCCCGGACACGGTCTTGCCGATGAGCGCGATCGGGTCGAGGGTGAGCGGCTCGGTCTGGATGCCGACCAGGCCGCAGTGGCCGCCCTGGCGCAGCGCGCTGATCGCGTTGCCGATGACGGTGACGTTGCCGGTCGTGTCGAAGCTGAACTCGGCCCCGCCGCCGGTCAGCGTCTGGACCTGCTGGACGAGGTCCGCGGCGGCCCCGTCGAGCACGTGGGTGGCGCCCAGCTCGGTCGCCAGCGCCAGCCGGTGGGCGTGCAGGTCGACGGCGATGATGGTCGCCGCGCCGACGGCCCTGGCCGCCATGATCGCGGCCAGGCCCACCGCGCCCGCGCCGAACACGACGAGGCTCGCGCCGGCCGGCACGGCCAGCTGGACCAGCACCGAGCCGGCGCCGGTCAGGATGCCGCACCCGAGTGGCCCCAGCTTCTCCAGCGGCAGGTCCTTGTCGACCACCACGACGTTGCGCTCCGCCGCGACACAGTGGGTCGCGAACGAGGACTGGCCGAACCAGCGGGACGCGATCTCGCCGCCGTCCGCGTCCCGCACCCCCGTGGTCCCGTCGGCCCGGCGCCCCAGCAGGTTGCGGAACAGGAACTGGTCGCAGTAGGGCGGACGGCCGCCGCGGCAGTTCGCGCACTCGCCGCAGGTGTCGAAGGACAGCACGACGTGGTCGCCGACCACCACCCGCTCCACGCCGGCGCCGACGGCCTCGACCACCCCGGCGCCCTCGTGCCCGGTGATGATCGGGGGCGGCGAGAACGACGCGGCCTGACGCGGCACGACGTCCGTGTGGCACAGGCCCGCGCCGACCACGCGGACGAGCAGCTCGCCGGGCCCCGGCGGGTCGAGCTCGACCTCCTCCAGCACGTACGGCCCGTCAGCCCGGCGCAGCACCGCCGCGGTCATCTTCATCGACCGACCTCCGCTCATCCCAACCCTTTTCCATAGATATATATGTTTCAATCACCGAGGGCCACCGACCGTCGGCATGTCCGGCCCGCTGGCGCCGAGGCGGCCCTCATCGGACGGTACGCTCAACTGATCGTTTTGCTCCCGCCGATGGGGAAGGGGTCGAGCATGGTGGCCGAGCGCCAGGGAGCCCGCGGCGGCGAGCGTCCCGGGCTTCGCGAGAAGCCGCAGCAGATCGCCGACGAGCTCCGGCGGCTGATCGTCACCGGGGAGCTGGCCGACGGCGAGTCCCTCGGGCACGAGCCCGACCTCGTCGAGCGGTTCGGCGTCTCCCGCCCGTCGCTGCGTGAGGCGCTGCGCATCCTGGAGGCGGAAGGCCTGATCACCGTCAAGCGCGGTGTGCTCGGCGGCATCGTCGTCCACCAGCCCAACGGCCGGATGACCGCGCGCACCGCGGCGCTGCTGCTGCAGGCGCGCAACGTGCCACTGGCCGATGTCTACGACGCCCGCGGGCTGATCGAGCCCGTCGCCGCCCGGCTGCTCGCCCAGTCCCGGTCCCGCCGGTCGGCGGCGGCCGAGCTGCGCCGGCTCACCGCCGAGCAGCTGGAGGTCATCGACGACCCCGACGCCTTCGGCCGGGCCAACTCCGCGTTCCACGCCCGGCTCGTCGAGCTGGCCGGGAACCAGACCCTGAGCATCGTCGCCGAGATGCTCAGCGAGATCGTCGCCCGCGCGGTCGCGGCCGTCAGCCAGCCGGACGACGGCAGGGACACCGCGGCGACCCGGGCCCGCGGCCTGCGCTCCCAGGCCCGGCTCGCCGCCCTCGTCGAGGCAGGGGACGCCGCCGCCGCCGAGACCCACTGGGCCGAGCACATGAAGGTCGTCGGGCGGGTGCTGGTCGCGCAACGCGCGAAGACCGTCATCGACCTGATGCAGCACTACTGAGCGGCGCCCCGGCCCCGGACCTCGGCGCAACCCGTAGCGGCTCCGCGATAAATCTAGATATATTGCGGACCGACGGGATGGCGCCCGCGGGTGGACCACGGGCGGCTGGCGGCGGAGGTGTGGCCGATCATGACCATTGCAGTGGACTCCCCGGAAGCGGGGTCATCGGCGCCCGACTTCCCGGTGTTCGACGTGGACAACCACCTGTACGAGACCGAGGACGCGCTGACCCGGCACCTGCCGGCCGCGCACCGGGACCTGTTCCGGTTCGTCGAGCTGAACGGGCGCAAGAAGCTGGTCGTGCGCAGCCTGCTGACCGAGTACATCCCGAACCCGACGTTCGAGGTGGTGGCCCGGCCCGGCTCGCACATGGCCTTCTACGCCAGCGAGAACACCGAGGGGAAGTCGCTGCGCGAGCTCGCCGGCAAGCCGATGCGGACCGTCCCGGCGTTCCGCGAGCCCGCCGCCCGCCTGGCGCTGATGGACGAGCAGGGCCTCGACACCTGCCTGATGTTCCCGACGCTGGCGAGCCTCATCGAGGAGCGGCTGCGCGACGACCCGAAGCTCACCGACGTCGCCATCCACGCGTTCAACGAGTGGCTTCACGACGACTGGACCTACGACTACCAGGGGCGCATCTTCGCCACGCCGATCATCACGCCGACGACACCGGAGGCCGGTATCCGTGAGCTGGAGACGGTGCTCGGGCGCGGGGCGAAGGTCGTCCTGATGCGCCCGGCGCCGGTCACCGGCTCGCGCGGGCCGCGCTCCCCCTTCCTGCCCGAGTTCGACCCGTTCTGGGCCCGGGTGCAGGAGTCCGGGGTCATCGTCGCCCTGCACGCCTCCGACAGCGGCTACCAGGAGTACCTCAACACCTGGGAGGGCCGCGACGGGGAGTTCGTCGCGTTCAAGCCCAAGACCTTCGCCTACGTGGCGGACGGTGGCCGCAGCATCCAGGACACGCTCGCCTCGGCGATCTGCCACGGCATGCTCGACCGCTTCCCCCGGGTACGCCTGGTCAGTGTGGAGAACGGGGGCAGCTGGGTCGGCGTGCTGGCGAAGAACCTCGAGCTGACCTACAAGAAGATGCCGCAGGAGTTCCAGACCCACCCGTTGGAGCTGCTGCGGCGCAACGTGTGGATCAACCCGTTCTGGGAGGACTCGCTCGACGGCCTGATCGGCCTGATGGGGACCGACCGGGTCTGCTTCGGCTCGGACTACCCGCACGCCGAGGGCCTGGCCGAGCCGCTGTCGTTCCTCGACCGGATCACCGACCTTCCGCCGGCCGACGTCGAGCGGATCATGTCAACGAACCTCGCCGACCTGCTCGGCGTGACCCGGTCGGCCCCGGCGGCCGGGAAGGCCTGACCGCGCCAGCCGGCGGCACGGTTCCGCGCGGCCGGTTCCGCGCAGCCCCACCCCTTCACAGCGGGAGGTTCCCGGTATGGGATTCCAGACGATCCAGTACGAGGTCGCCGACCGCGTCGCGACGATCACCTTCAACCGGCCGGACCGGCTCAACGCGCTGAGCCCCGCCATGATCGGGGAGCTGCGCCAGGCGTACGCCGACGCCGAGGCCGACGACGACGTGTGGATCCTGCTGGTGACCGGCAACGGCCGGGCGTTCTGCGCGGGCGCCGACGTGGGCGAGATCCCCGCCGACGGCCGGGTGATCTACGACGAGCCGTACCTGTCGACGTTCGCGCAGTGGGAGGCGCCGCAGGAGGGCACCCCGCCGTTCCGGTCGATGACGAAGCCGATCCTGACGGCCGTCAACGGGCTGTGCTGCGGCGCCGGCCTGGACCTCGTCACCACCGGCGACATCGTGATCGCCTCGGACCGGGCCGAGTTCTTCGACCCGCACGTGAGCATCGGGCTGGTCGCGGGGCGCGAGACCGTCCGGCTGGCCCGGGCGCTGCCGACCACCGTCGCGCTGCGGATGGCGCTGATGGGCCGCCACGAGCGGATGTCCGCCCAGCGCGCCTACGAGCTGGGGCTGGTCTCCGAGGTCGTCGAGCACGACCGGCTACTGGAGCGGGCGCGGGAGATCGCGGCCATCGTCAACCGCAACGCCCCGCTGGCCGTGCGCGGCACCCGCCTGGCGATCCGCCGGGGCCTGGACCTGCCGATGTACGAGGCGGAGGTCATGGCCGAGACGTTCCGCGAGCGGGTCGTGCGCACCGACGACGCCAAGGAGGGCCCGGCGGCGTTCCTCCAGAAGCGCCAGCCGGAGTGGAAGTGCCAGTGACCGCAGCGAGCACGGAGATGACCATGGCCGACCCGGCAACCATCGACCCACGCCGCCCAGCCGCCTTAGCCCGGGCCGCCGCGTGACCGCCCCCGGCCAGACCAGGACGACGCCCGCCGACGCGCCCGCGGCCCCGCCCGGCCCGTCGACGGACTGGTCCCTGCCGGCACTGCTGGACGTGATCACCGACGCGGCGCCCGACCGGACGATGCTGGTCTGGGAGGACGTCCGGCGCACCTACGCCGAGGTCCGGGACCGCACCCGCCGCCTCGGCGCCTTCCTGCGCGGCCGGGGTCTCGGCGCCCACCAGGAACGGGCCGAGCTGGAACGCTGGGAGTGCGGCCAGAGCCCGGTCGCGATCCTGCTGTCCAACTGCCCCGAGTACCTCGAGGCGATGATCGGCGCCTACCGGGCCAGGGCCGTGCCGTTCAACGTCAACCACCACTACAACGCCGACGAGGTCGGTGCCCTGCTGGCGGCCGTCGGCGCCGAGGCGGTCGTCTACCACCGCAGGCTCGGCCCGCTGCTCGCCGCGGCCACCTCGTTGGAAGGCCGGGTGCTGCTCGACGTCGACGACGGCTCGGGGGTCGCGCCGCTCACCGGCTCCACCCCGTACGAGCAGGCGCTCGCCGGGGTGAGCGACGCCGAGGTCGACGCGCTGCCGACGGCGTCGCCCGACGACCTCTACCTGGTCTGCACGGGCGGCACCACCGGTAAGCCCAAGGGGGTGCTGTGGCGGCAGGGTGATGTCTACGTCGCCGCCATGGGTGGCTTCGAGGGAGCCACCGCGGACCGGATCGCCGCCCTCGTGGCCGTGCCCGGCGGTCCTGGCGGGCCGCGGTCGCGCGGCGGCGTCTGGTTCGCCGTGCCGCCGCTCATGCACGGGGCCGCGCAGTGGACCGCGTTCGCCGGCCTCGCCCTCGGGGTCACCCTCGTGCTGCACGACGACAAGACCCCGTTCGACGCCGGCGCGATCCTCGCCCTCGCCGCCCGCGAGGGGGTCACCATGATGACGATCGTCGGCGACGCCTACGCCCGTCCCCTCGTGGAGGAGCTGCAGGCCAGGTCCCACGACCTGGCCGCGTTGACGAGCCTGAGCACCGGCGGGGCTACGACCAGCGCGGCTCTCAAGCACGCGTTCCTGGAGCTGGTCCCGCACCTGACGATCGTCGACGGCTACGGCGCGTCGGAGACCGGCGGCATGGCGTTCGGCGCCTCGACGCGGGGCTCCGAGACCCGGCAGTTCACCCTCGGCCCGGGCGGGGCCGTCCTGTCCGCCGACCGCTCGCGGTTCCTGGGCACCGACGAGGCCGAGATCGGCTGGACGGCCCGCACCGGCCGGGTCCCGCTCGGCTACCTGGACGACGAGGACCGGACGGTGCAGACCTTCCCGATCGTCGACGGCCGGCGGATCACCGTCCCCGGCGACCGGGCCCGCTACGAGGCGGACGGCTCCGGGCGGATCGTCATGCTCGGCCGCGACTCGATGGTCGTCAACACCGGCGGGGAGAAGGTGTTCGTCGAGGAGGTCGAGGAGGCGCTGCGCCGCCACCCGGACGTCCTCGACGCCCTGGTCGTCGGCCGGCCCAGCGAGCGGTTCGGCCAGGAGGTCGTCGCCCTCGTCCAGCTGCGCCCGGGGGCCGCGCTGTCCCCCGCCGAGGTCCGTGAGTACGCGGCCCGGTCCGTCGCCCGGTTCAAGGCGCCGCGCGCGGTGCTGGTGTGCGAGACGATCGGCCGCCACGCCACCGGCAAGGCCGACTACACCTGGGCCAGAAAGGCCGCCCTGGACGCCGTGCCGGCCACCTGAGCAGCGCCGTCGGGCCCCGGGCGGCGTGGAAACCGCCGGGGCCCGACACCCGGCCTCAGCGGCCGGTGAAGCGGGGCTCGCGGCGCTCCAGGAACGAGCGGATGCCCTCGGCCATGTCCTTGGTGGTGTAGGCGATGTGCTGAGAGCGCGCCTCGTCCTCCAGGGCCTGCTCGAAGGTGAGCGAGCCGGCGGCGTCAAGCTGGCGCTTGATCAGGCTGAGCGTGGTGGTCGGCCCGTCCGCGAGCCGGCGGCCCCAGGCCCCGGCGACCTTGGGCAGTTCGTCGGCCGGCACGACCTCGTTGATCAGGCCCCAGGCCAGCGCGTCGTCGGCGCCGAGGATGTCGCCGAAGAACGCGAGCTGCTTGGCCCGGCGCAGGCCGACGTGGCGGGGCAGCGTCCAGGACGTACCGCCGTCGAGCGCGAGGCCTCGGCGGGCGAACACCTCGCAGAACCGGGCCCGGTCGCTGGCCAGGACCAGGTCGCAGGCCAGCGCGATCCCGAGGGCCACCCCGACGCAGACACCGTCGACCACGGCCAGCGTCGGCTTGGGCAGGCGGTGCAGCCGGTTGATGATGTCGCCGACGACCCGCATCTCGTGCAGGATCGCCTGGCGGCCGCGGCCGGTCAGCCCGCTGGTCGCGTCGCTGCTGCCGGACAGGTCGGCGCCGGAGGAGAAGTTCCCGCCCGCGCCGGTCAGCACCAGCGCGCGGTCGTCCGGGTTCGTGGTGACCTCGGTCAGCACCCGGTCGAGGTCGGCCCAGCTCTCGGCGTTCAGCGCGTTCTTCTTCTCCGGGCGGTTGAACGTGACGGTGACCAGACCGTCCTGGCGTTCAACGAGCGTCGCCGCCATCGAGCCTCCTCTGTTCGGCCCTGGCGCTAGTATCGAGGGCGTCCTCTTAGTATCTAGATATTTCAAAGATCACGTGCAAGGGGTGGCGCCGATGAGCACGGCTTTCTCCGGCAGCGCCGCGGGCGAGGCGGACCTCGGGTTCGACCTGCGGGCGGAGGTCACGGCCTGGCTGCGCGAGCACTGGGACCCCGAGCTGTCGGTCGAGCAGTGGTGGCGGATCGTCGCGGCGGCCGGCTGGTCGGCGCCGCATCTCACCCCGGAGCAGGGCGGCCGAGGCCTGCCGCAGCGGACCGGCAAGACGGTGCGGTCCGCGTTCGCCGCCTTCGGCGCTCTGCAGCCACCCGGCGGCCTCGGCCTGCTGATGGCCGCGCCGACCATCCTCACGCTGGGAACGCCGGAGCAGATCGCCCGGCACGTGCCGCCGATCCTGGAGGGCCGCAGCGGCTGGTGCCAGCTGTTCTCCGAGCCGGGCGCCGGGTCCGACCTGGCCGGGCTCACCACCCGGGCCGAGCGCGACGGCGACCGGTGGGTGATCAACGGCCAGAAGGTCTGGAGCAGCGGGGCGCGCGAGGCCGACTACGGCATGCTGCTGGCCAGGACCAACTTCGACGTTCCCAAGCACGCCGGCATCTCCTGGTTCGCGTTCAAGCTCGACCAGCCGGGCGTCACGATCCGCCCGCTGCGGGAGATGACCGGCGACGCCGTCTTCAACGAGGTCTTCTTCGACGACGCGATCGTCCTGGACGAGGACCTGGTCGGCGGCGAGGGCAACGGCTGGATGGCCGCGAACACGACGCTGCACTTCGAGCGGACCGGGATCGGCGCCGGCGGGGCGCACGCGGGATTCCCCACGCCCGGCCCGAACGGCGGGATCCTCGGGCTGAAGGCCGGTGACGCCGCGAAGCTGCGTGCGCCCGAGGGCCTCACCGTCACCCTCGCCGACCTGGTGGAACTGGCCAAGGAGCACGGCCGGGCCGGCGACCCGGCCATCCGCCAGAAGCTGGCGCGCCTGTACTCCTACCAGCAGATCGGCCAGTGGAACGCGGCCCGCGCCAAGGCCGAGACCGCCGCGGGCGACGCCGCCGCCGGCACGGCCATCGCCAGCACCGGCAAGATCGCCCAGACCCGGATCACCAAGCTCGCCGCCGAGATCGGCCTGGACATCCTCGAGGCGGGCGGCCTGCTCGCCGGGGC is a genomic window of Pseudofrankia inefficax containing:
- a CDS encoding AMP-binding protein translates to MPALLDVITDAAPDRTMLVWEDVRRTYAEVRDRTRRLGAFLRGRGLGAHQERAELERWECGQSPVAILLSNCPEYLEAMIGAYRARAVPFNVNHHYNADEVGALLAAVGAEAVVYHRRLGPLLAAATSLEGRVLLDVDDGSGVAPLTGSTPYEQALAGVSDAEVDALPTASPDDLYLVCTGGTTGKPKGVLWRQGDVYVAAMGGFEGATADRIAALVAVPGGPGGPRSRGGVWFAVPPLMHGAAQWTAFAGLALGVTLVLHDDKTPFDAGAILALAAREGVTMMTIVGDAYARPLVEELQARSHDLAALTSLSTGGATTSAALKHAFLELVPHLTIVDGYGASETGGMAFGASTRGSETRQFTLGPGGAVLSADRSRFLGTDEAEIGWTARTGRVPLGYLDDEDRTVQTFPIVDGRRITVPGDRARYEADGSGRIVMLGRDSMVVNTGGEKVFVEEVEEALRRHPDVLDALVVGRPSERFGQEVVALVQLRPGAALSPAEVREYAARSVARFKAPRAVLVCETIGRHATGKADYTWARKAALDAVPAT
- a CDS encoding enoyl-CoA hydratase/isomerase family protein — encoded protein: MGFQTIQYEVADRVATITFNRPDRLNALSPAMIGELRQAYADAEADDDVWILLVTGNGRAFCAGADVGEIPADGRVIYDEPYLSTFAQWEAPQEGTPPFRSMTKPILTAVNGLCCGAGLDLVTTGDIVIASDRAEFFDPHVSIGLVAGRETVRLARALPTTVALRMALMGRHERMSAQRAYELGLVSEVVEHDRLLERAREIAAIVNRNAPLAVRGTRLAIRRGLDLPMYEAEVMAETFRERVVRTDDAKEGPAAFLQKRQPEWKCQ
- a CDS encoding enoyl-CoA hydratase/isomerase family protein; translation: MAATLVERQDGLVTVTFNRPEKKNALNAESWADLDRVLTEVTTNPDDRALVLTGAGGNFSSGADLSGSSDATSGLTGRGRQAILHEMRVVGDIINRLHRLPKPTLAVVDGVCVGVALGIALACDLVLASDRARFCEVFARRGLALDGGTSWTLPRHVGLRRAKQLAFFGDILGADDALAWGLINEVVPADELPKVAGAWGRRLADGPTTTLSLIKRQLDAAGSLTFEQALEDEARSQHIAYTTKDMAEGIRSFLERREPRFTGR
- a CDS encoding NAD(P)-dependent alcohol dehydrogenase; this encodes MKMTAAVLRRADGPYVLEEVELDPPGPGELLVRVVGAGLCHTDVVPRQAASFSPPPIITGHEGAGVVEAVGAGVERVVVGDHVVLSFDTCGECANCRGGRPPYCDQFLFRNLLGRRADGTTGVRDADGGEIASRWFGQSSFATHCVAAERNVVVVDKDLPLEKLGPLGCGILTGAGSVLVQLAVPAGASLVVFGAGAVGLAAIMAARAVGAATIIAVDLHAHRLALATELGATHVLDGAAADLVQQVQTLTGGGAEFSFDTTGNVTVIGNAISALRQGGHCGLVGIQTEPLTLDPIALIGKTVSGILEGGADPRVVIPQLIDWWRAGEFPFDQLIETFPLDEINAAEEASLSGKVVKPVLLPPARTAQAEGLPA
- a CDS encoding FadR/GntR family transcriptional regulator; its protein translation is MVAERQGARGGERPGLREKPQQIADELRRLIVTGELADGESLGHEPDLVERFGVSRPSLREALRILEAEGLITVKRGVLGGIVVHQPNGRMTARTAALLLQARNVPLADVYDARGLIEPVAARLLAQSRSRRSAAAELRRLTAEQLEVIDDPDAFGRANSAFHARLVELAGNQTLSIVAEMLSEIVARAVAAVSQPDDGRDTAATRARGLRSQARLAALVEAGDAAAAETHWAEHMKVVGRVLVAQRAKTVIDLMQHY
- a CDS encoding amidohydrolase family protein; its protein translation is MTIAVDSPEAGSSAPDFPVFDVDNHLYETEDALTRHLPAAHRDLFRFVELNGRKKLVVRSLLTEYIPNPTFEVVARPGSHMAFYASENTEGKSLRELAGKPMRTVPAFREPAARLALMDEQGLDTCLMFPTLASLIEERLRDDPKLTDVAIHAFNEWLHDDWTYDYQGRIFATPIITPTTPEAGIRELETVLGRGAKVVLMRPAPVTGSRGPRSPFLPEFDPFWARVQESGVIVALHASDSGYQEYLNTWEGRDGEFVAFKPKTFAYVADGGRSIQDTLASAICHGMLDRFPRVRLVSVENGGSWVGVLAKNLELTYKKMPQEFQTHPLELLRRNVWINPFWEDSLDGLIGLMGTDRVCFGSDYPHAEGLAEPLSFLDRITDLPPADVERIMSTNLADLLGVTRSAPAAGKA
- a CDS encoding acyl-CoA dehydrogenase family protein; amino-acid sequence: MSTAFSGSAAGEADLGFDLRAEVTAWLREHWDPELSVEQWWRIVAAAGWSAPHLTPEQGGRGLPQRTGKTVRSAFAAFGALQPPGGLGLLMAAPTILTLGTPEQIARHVPPILEGRSGWCQLFSEPGAGSDLAGLTTRAERDGDRWVINGQKVWSSGAREADYGMLLARTNFDVPKHAGISWFAFKLDQPGVTIRPLREMTGDAVFNEVFFDDAIVLDEDLVGGEGNGWMAANTTLHFERTGIGAGGAHAGFPTPGPNGGILGLKAGDAAKLRAPEGLTVTLADLVELAKEHGRAGDPAIRQKLARLYSYQQIGQWNAARAKAETAAGDAAAGTAIASTGKIAQTRITKLAAEIGLDILEAGGLLAGADAADEGKFSNAFLFARASSIYGGTDEIQRNIAAERVLGLPRDPSPDRGRPYREVLRGRATRDDAPPAG